In the Pseudolabrys taiwanensis genome, one interval contains:
- a CDS encoding Hsp33 family molecular chaperone, whose protein sequence is MTDMSDYSAIPTRAPSAATVDDAVLPFEVSSLDLRGRVVRLGPVVDEILEKHAYPQPVAKLLGEALVLTVMLGSALKIEGRFILQTQADGPVRMLVVDFMAPNKVRACARFDQDRVAEAIAAGKTDAGTLLGDGHLAMTIDQGPDMSRYQGLVALNGGSLEDAAHEYFLRSEQIPTRVRLAVAEELRAREGGATHRWRAGGIMLQFLPKSADRARVADLHPGDAPEGVEAHAVVEDESWVEGRALVSTVEDVELIDPELSSERLVYRLFHEPGVRVFEATDVRAECSCSRDAVESMLKSFSQDDRDHMVENGKISVTCEFCSANYEFAPADVGANES, encoded by the coding sequence ATGACCGACATGAGCGACTATTCAGCGATCCCGACCCGGGCACCGTCCGCTGCCACCGTGGACGATGCCGTGCTGCCGTTCGAGGTTTCTAGCCTCGATCTGCGCGGCCGCGTGGTCCGTCTCGGCCCCGTGGTGGACGAGATCCTCGAGAAACACGCCTACCCGCAACCCGTGGCCAAACTTCTCGGTGAAGCCTTGGTGCTCACGGTGATGCTCGGTTCGGCCCTCAAGATCGAGGGCCGCTTCATTTTGCAGACGCAGGCCGATGGCCCGGTGCGGATGCTGGTGGTCGATTTCATGGCGCCCAACAAGGTGCGCGCCTGCGCGCGCTTCGATCAGGATCGCGTTGCCGAGGCTATTGCCGCGGGCAAGACCGATGCCGGTACGTTGCTCGGCGACGGCCATCTCGCGATGACCATCGACCAGGGGCCCGATATGAGCCGCTATCAAGGGCTCGTGGCCCTCAATGGCGGCAGCCTGGAGGATGCCGCGCACGAGTATTTCCTGCGCTCCGAACAGATTCCGACCCGCGTCCGGCTTGCCGTCGCGGAGGAACTGCGCGCGCGCGAGGGCGGTGCCACGCATCGCTGGCGCGCCGGCGGTATCATGCTTCAGTTCCTGCCGAAGTCAGCGGACCGCGCGCGCGTCGCCGACCTTCATCCTGGCGATGCGCCGGAAGGCGTCGAGGCGCATGCCGTCGTGGAGGACGAGTCCTGGGTCGAAGGCCGCGCGCTGGTGTCGACTGTCGAGGACGTCGAACTGATCGATCCTGAACTGTCGAGCGAGCGCCTCGTCTATCGGCTCTTCCACGAGCCGGGCGTGCGCGTGTTCGAGGCCACTGATGTGCGCGCGGAATGCTCCTGCTCGCGTGACGCCGTGGAGAGCATGCTCAAAAGCTTCTCGCAGGATGACCGCGATCACATGGTCGAGAACGGCAAGATCTCCGTTACCTGCGAGTTCTGCAGCGCGAATTACGAGTTCGCGCCCGCCGATGTGGGCGCCAACGAAAGCTGA